DNA sequence from the Actinomycetes bacterium genome:
CCTCGGTGTCGCCCATCTCCAGCCGGATCATCGACGTCGAGACGGACAGCTCGGCGGCCACCATCCGGGTCAGCGAAACCCGGTTGCCCTGGCCACCGTCCACCTTGCCGGTGTAGGCCCGCACGAGGCCGTTGCTGTCGAGGGTCAATCGCGCACCGCCGGGAGTCGACCAGCCCCAGCCGGAGCGTCCGTCTTTGGCCAGCGGAGGCAGCACGACCGTCCAGGTGGCCTGGACTGCGGTCTCGATCGGCTCGGTGCCACCGATCGAGCCGGCGGTCTGCACCGACTCGGTCCCAGCCGCCGCGCGCACCGCCCGCAGGATCCGCGGGTACCCGCCGCACCGGCACACGTTGCCGGCAAGCGCGCGTCGGACCGTGGCCTCCTCCGGGTCTGGGTCCTTCGCGAGCAGCGCGACCGTCGCCATGACCATGCCCGGAGTGCAGTAGCCGCACTGCAGGGCGCGGGCGTCGACGAAGGCCTGCTGCACCGGGTGCAGGCGTCCGTCGGCTGCCAGGCCCTCCACCGTCGTGACGGTGGCGCCGTCGGCCGCCGCGAGGTCCACGGTGCAGGCTCGCACCGGCGACCCGTTGAGCTGCACCGTGCAGGCGCCGCACTGACCCTCGCCGCACGCGTACTTCGTGCCGGTGAGTTTCA
Encoded proteins:
- a CDS encoding 2Fe-2S iron-sulfur cluster-binding protein, with protein sequence MTRIFVNGYERVVDTPSGPTLLDLLRDDLKLTGTKYACGEGQCGACTVQLNGSPVRACTVDLAAADGATVTTVEGLAADGRLHPVQQAFVDARALQCGYCTPGMVMATVALLAKDPDPEEATVRRALAGNVCRCGGYPRILRAVRAAAGTESVQTAGSIGGTEPIETAVQATWTVVLPPLAKDGRSGWGWSTPGGARLTLDSNGLVRAYTGKVDGGQGNRVSLTRMVAAELSVSTSMIRLEMGDTE